The window AAGGTTCGAGAATCTGGCGGCAGGCTCGCAGTTGTCCTGTTTAGAATCGATTCTGATTATGAGGGCAAGACGGATTCCGGTGAGATGTGGAATGACCTGACCAGCCTCATTTCGTTAAAGCTGAAAGGAACGGATGTCCCTTTATTCGATGTCGGGAAATCGCTGTTTAAAAGACACTCCTATGAAGAACTTGTGGTTTATTCAAACGTGGATCAGCATCCAAATGAAATTGCCCACGCCATCGTGGCAGCTGAGTTACAAAAATTTTTGCGAGTTCACAAACTGGTTCGACAATGACGCACCCTCAACCGCTGAGAAACGACCTCTTATTGACCCTTGTCAGTGATTCGTGTATTACTCGCACTAATGGTGTTTAAAAGGGCCCCGAAACCTTTCTCCATTTTCATCGCAACTGTCGCCAGTTTGAATTTCTTCATCGCCTGGTATTTCACAACTGTAGGACTGCTGGAAATTCCTCCTATTTCCCATCAACTTCAACCTGCGTCGGACTCCACAATGCCAATCTACAAAGCCCTTCAAGAACACAAGAGCTCGCCGGACCAGTCCATTTATCAACAAATTCTGATTAAGAATCAAGACGGGGCTATTACTGGGGTATGGTACAAATATCAGTACCCTCCGAGCGCGTTGTTGTACTTTGCTCCATTCGCGAACTGGTCCAGGGATCATTTCTTTGATTTTTTCGACAGAAAGGTCAATGCTGTCTTCTTCTGGGCCGGACTTCTCACCTTATGGTTGTTGATTGAAAGGATTTGCAACAAAGCTGATGACAGCGTTTGGGACAGACTCCTTCGTTTGCTGTCTTGCGTAATGCTCGCAGGAACGTTTTATCCATACGTTAAGGCGTATGGCTTGGGCCAAATTCAAGTGTGGATTAACACTCTTATCCTCTTCGCGCTTTTCTTCATAGTCAGGAAGGAATACTCCACGGCAGGAATATTGTTCGGTCTGGCAGCCCTGATCAAACCGCAATATGGCCTCATGCTGATTTGGGGGTTACTTGAAAAGCGTAAAGCGTTGGCCATCGCGTTGCTTACAGTATTTATGATCGGTTTTCTTTCATCGATCCTTGTTCTTGGAGCTTCCTCGTACGGTGACTATATGAAATTGACACGTGAAATAAGCCGTCGTGGTGAATACTACTATAAGAATCAATCGATCAATGGTTTGATCAACCGGCTTGTTGTGCAGCGCAATAATCTGGCCTTCGATATGTACCACTACGCGCCCTATCGTCCATTGGTCCATGTTACAACGTTACTCGGCACTCTGGTTTTACTCGGCACTGCTGTGTACTGGCGCTGGAAACGCCGGGCGGAGACCAATACTGGTATTTGGGGATGGTTGATTGCCCTTAGTGCAATTACATTATCTTCGCCGACAGCGTGGGAACATACTTACGGCTTTACTGTTGCCTCCTTTGTAATAGCGATTTATTGGCTTTATGAAAGGAAAGCTCTAAATAGGAATCAAACTCTCATGGGGATGACCCTGGTTGCGCTTTTCTTTAGCAGCCACTCCTCTGAAATGTTCGATCTTTTTTTCGCGCAAGCCCCGCTGAATTTATTGCAGTCACTCCTTTTTTTCGCCCAACTCCTGCTGTTGTGGATTCTTTTCAGGATCGCTTCTGAAAACGTAAAGATGGCGAAAACAACCCAGGCCATTTGAAAATGAATACCCCGCACGGCAAGAATGGTGTGATTACGGACGATCTGGAATTTTCCAGGAGGCCGGCAGAGGGTCTTCCTGCGTTCACGGATCGGATAATTCATTTTTTAGAAACGAAAACAGCATTTGTCTTGATTGTTCTGAGTGGGCTATACCTTTTGATTGTCTCTTCTCTTTCGTTTCGCAAGGTTTTTTGGAATGATGAACTTTTTACACTCTACTTTGCAAAACTGCCGGTCTGGACGGATCTCTGGTGGTCGCTGAGCACCGGAGCGGACCAAATCCCTCCTACTTTTGTGATGATAACGAAGTTTTGCCTGCTTTTGTTTGGCACCAATGAGATCTCCGTTCGCTTGCCGGAAATGATTGGATTTCTGGTGATGTCGCTTTCCCTCTATCGCATTGTGTCCCACCGGACTTCATCGATACATGGATTGATTGCAATGCTTTTTCCGATGATAACAAGCGCGCTCTATTTTTCCTACGAAGCGCGCCCCTACGGTCTTTTGCTGGGTTGTAGTGCTATGGCTTTTCTCTGCTGGCAGCGGGCAGTTGAGGGTAATAACAGAAAGTTGTTTGTCTTTGGGCTTTGTGGAAGTCTGGCCGCCGCCTTAATGAGTCACTATTACGGAATCTTACTGTTTTTTCCAATCATATTAGGGGAGCTTGTGAGGACTTTTTTCATGCGGAAGTTCGACCATCGAGTCTGGATCGCTATTTTTATGGCGCTCACTCCTCTCCTTCTCTTCCTTCCCTTAATGAATGCTTCCATCGAATATGCTCCTCATTTTTGGTCAAAACCTGTGTGGAGCCAGATTTTTCATTTTTACGACTCATTATTCCGGCCCGCTGCGTTAACATTCGCGCTCGTTTGTATTCTGACGGCGCTCCTTCTGAGATTCCGGTTCACAGAATGGTCCGGTCCAGGTCGTTCATTCGTTTCACATGAATTGGCCGCCGGTGTTGGATTTGTGTTGTTACCGGTAGTCGGCGTATTGATTGGAAAAGTCATTGTTGGAGCTTTTTCGGAACGCTATGCCATCACCGCCGTCATCGGCTTTAGCGTGCTTGTTCCTTTCGCAATTTACTACTTCTCCATTTCGAGGAGAATCGTCGCATTATGGCTTGTCTGCATTTTCATCGGGTTCCTGGCAAGATCCGTTATTGATTTTACGACGGTAACGGAAGATTCTAAAAATGTCAAAAGCTCATTTGATTTCGTGGAAAAGAATACCGAAAAAGATATACCGGTCGTTTCCTGGTGGTCCCCATTGCGTTTCTGGTATTACGCGCCGAAAGATCTTGCTGAACGCGTTTATTATTTGGCAGATGTTAAAGCTTCCGTTGGATATCTTGGAAACGATACAATAGACAGGGGTTTGCTGGATCTCCGGCCATGGTTTCCGATACCGAATGTGAGAGCCTACGATTTGTTTCTTCAATCGAATCCTCAGTTTTATCTGTACTACAGCAGCTCTGACGAAGACTGGAGATGGAACTGGATTTTGTCAGGTTTGCTGGCCGATAAAAGAAAGATTGAAATCAAAGCCAGGGATGGAAACCAGATCCTATTCCTTGTAAATAAGGAGTAACCGGTCGCTGAAGGATGATAAGGAAGCTGAAATTTCGCTACCTGAGAAAGAGGATCGTAGAGAATTTTTCGATTCTCTTTCACCGGATACAGTGCATTCGCCTGAGAGCTGATTCGACAATCGCGAGACTTTTTTTTCCACAACGTTTCCGGATTCTTGCAACTGCTTGCTGGAGTTTTCCGATCTATTCTCAAACATTCGTTTATCAGGAGCTCACCCAGCTAATTCGTAAAGGCTTTCAGGTACGCTTTCTCTATTCCAATCAGGACTCACGCAAACAACTGGCATCACAATTTAATGCGCTCTGGCATTCGAGAATGAGGTTGAATCTTCATCACAAGGTTTGCCAGCGCGATTACGAGTATTTTGCAAAAAGAATGCCTGAGAAAATCGATCAGCTGGTGGATCTCATTTGTCAAGCTTCGGGTGTACGGCCCGAAGAATTGCGCGCTCACCATCATTTCCAGGAAGCGTTTGCATTTACGCGAATGGTTAAGGCTTACAGGCCCGATTACCTGCACACCTACTTTTTCTACGAAGGTACTTTCTTTGGACTCGTTGCCTCATATCTGCTGGGAATTCCCAGAGGAGTGAGTTGTTACGCAGATCACATGCTGCAGGATTATGTCTTCAAGCTGGTACCACTTCACCTTGAGCAATGCAGTCTTGTAATTGCAACTTCGTATCAAATTAAACAGGAGCTGCTTCGAATTCTGCGGACCGCGAATCCAAACAATATCATCATCAAGCCGAATGCGATCAACGCCGAAGAATTCCCGGTGGTCAAGCATGCCGAGCCAAAAAATGAGGAACCCTACCGTTTGGTTTCCGTAAGTCGAATCGAACCTAAAAAGGGACTGCTCTTCCTTTCTGAAGCAATCCAGACCCTCCGGCAGCGCGGTTTCAATGTGGAATGGCATCTGATCGGTGATGTGGACGGCAGTAGTTCCAGCAAGGACTACGCTCAAAAGCTGAGAGCCAGAATCGGAGAATTGAATCTCACGGGCTACATTCACCTGGAAGGGCAGAAGTCCGAATCTGAAATCAAGGAGTTCTTTCGACGCTCGCATCTCTTCATTGCTCCGTTTGTTCAAACAGAATCCGGAGATAAGGATGGCATACCGACTTCCTTGCTTGAGGGAATGTCATCCGGTCTTCCTGTTGTGGCAACAAACGCCGGTTCCATCCCTGAAGTAATCGAAGAGGCCCTGGATGGAATTCTTGTACCGCAACGAGATTCAGATGCATTGGCCGACGCCATTGCTCAATTGCTCAAGGATTCGGAACGGCGTTCCCGGCTGGGCAAGAATGCTGCAAAAAAAATTCGAGAAAGATTCGATGTTCGCGTATGCGAAACGACGTTTCATGATTCGCTGTCCAGACTCTTGAGCTTGCAGCGCCGAATTGACGCAAACCAAGATAACAAACCACTGGTGACTGTTATCATGATCTTCTTCAACGCGCGGAAGTTCATGAACGAGGCGATCGAAAGTGTATTCGCTCAAACATATAAGAACTGGGAATTGTTGCTTGTAGACGATGGTTCTTCAGACGAAAGCACTCACATCGCCAAACGTTGCGCGCAAGAAAATCAGGACCGAG is drawn from bacterium and contains these coding sequences:
- a CDS encoding DUF2029 domain-containing protein, with product MVFKRAPKPFSIFIATVASLNFFIAWYFTTVGLLEIPPISHQLQPASDSTMPIYKALQEHKSSPDQSIYQQILIKNQDGAITGVWYKYQYPPSALLYFAPFANWSRDHFFDFFDRKVNAVFFWAGLLTLWLLIERICNKADDSVWDRLLRLLSCVMLAGTFYPYVKAYGLGQIQVWINTLILFALFFIVRKEYSTAGILFGLAALIKPQYGLMLIWGLLEKRKALAIALLTVFMIGFLSSILVLGASSYGDYMKLTREISRRGEYYYKNQSINGLINRLVVQRNNLAFDMYHYAPYRPLVHVTTLLGTLVLLGTAVYWRWKRRAETNTGIWGWLIALSAITLSSPTAWEHTYGFTVASFVIAIYWLYERKALNRNQTLMGMTLVALFFSSHSSEMFDLFFAQAPLNLLQSLLFFAQLLLLWILFRIASENVKMAKTTQAI
- a CDS encoding glycosyltransferase family 39 protein; amino-acid sequence: MNTPHGKNGVITDDLEFSRRPAEGLPAFTDRIIHFLETKTAFVLIVLSGLYLLIVSSLSFRKVFWNDELFTLYFAKLPVWTDLWWSLSTGADQIPPTFVMITKFCLLLFGTNEISVRLPEMIGFLVMSLSLYRIVSHRTSSIHGLIAMLFPMITSALYFSYEARPYGLLLGCSAMAFLCWQRAVEGNNRKLFVFGLCGSLAAALMSHYYGILLFFPIILGELVRTFFMRKFDHRVWIAIFMALTPLLLFLPLMNASIEYAPHFWSKPVWSQIFHFYDSLFRPAALTFALVCILTALLLRFRFTEWSGPGRSFVSHELAAGVGFVLLPVVGVLIGKVIVGAFSERYAITAVIGFSVLVPFAIYYFSISRRIVALWLVCIFIGFLARSVIDFTTVTEDSKNVKSSFDFVEKNTEKDIPVVSWWSPLRFWYYAPKDLAERVYYLADVKASVGYLGNDTIDRGLLDLRPWFPIPNVRAYDLFLQSNPQFYLYYSSSDEDWRWNWILSGLLADKRKIEIKARDGNQILFLVNKE
- a CDS encoding glycosyltransferase; its protein translation is MIRKLKFRYLRKRIVENFSILFHRIQCIRLRADSTIARLFFPQRFRILATACWSFPIYSQTFVYQELTQLIRKGFQVRFLYSNQDSRKQLASQFNALWHSRMRLNLHHKVCQRDYEYFAKRMPEKIDQLVDLICQASGVRPEELRAHHHFQEAFAFTRMVKAYRPDYLHTYFFYEGTFFGLVASYLLGIPRGVSCYADHMLQDYVFKLVPLHLEQCSLVIATSYQIKQELLRILRTANPNNIIIKPNAINAEEFPVVKHAEPKNEEPYRLVSVSRIEPKKGLLFLSEAIQTLRQRGFNVEWHLIGDVDGSSSSKDYAQKLRARIGELNLTGYIHLEGQKSESEIKEFFRRSHLFIAPFVQTESGDKDGIPTSLLEGMSSGLPVVATNAGSIPEVIEEALDGILVPQRDSDALADAIAQLLKDSERRSRLGKNAAKKIRERFDVRVCETTFHDSLSRLLSLQRRIDANQDNKPLVTVIMIFFNARKFMNEAIESVFAQTYKNWELLLVDDGSSDESTHIAKRCAQENQDRVRYLEHTGHQNHGMSATRNLGVRNARGEYVAFIDADDFWFPHKLERQVAILETERRAQMIYGATQYWHGWTNQPTGLEKDYIPELGVTHQTVTEPPGLIPLLHPFGAGTAPCPSDLMIRRKTIEQLGGFEEHFQGKFQFFEDQAFLAKMYLNHPVFVSNECWDKHRYHPESCDSVVTASGESDSVRRYFLEWFERYLSERKIKDGAVWNTVQKALSKAGKSTNPTGSQHLEWGSFRRLKPISLDWGFDRGLPIDRYYIESFLAQHADDIHDRTLEIEDDMYTSRFGGNRTTVRDVLHVEEGNPKATIVADLTCAEHIPDNRFDCVVLTQTLQLIYDTRAALRTIHRILKPGGVLLATFPGISRISHTEWSGSWYWAFTSTSARRLFGEFFTTVDVQVYGNVLAATAFLQGVASEELKREELDYQDPDYEVLIALRAVKA